A single genomic interval of Blastocatellia bacterium harbors:
- a CDS encoding insulinase family protein, translated as MRIRITVSFCAMLVLSLSWVRAQGPGGSQMPGPTGQSLKGAVIKGKAPVNREILRVRLPRPQEARLKNGLEVILLEDHRLPVFTMQMVIRSGGLADPPDHRGLAQFTAALLREGTKRRTSREIAEQLDTLGITFSATSGLSSLTSTVSISGLIENLEEALDLFADIIRHPTFPPEEVERYKTRTLAQLQLQRSLPQFLAQERFNRVLYGEHPAGWTVPPVESVRRLTSDALARFHATHYRPNNAFLAVVGDMTLRDLLPKIERFFGDWEPAEIPRVEIPSVAVQSSRKIHLIHRPQSPQTVIQLGVLGITRTDPDYFAVLLANHILGGGPTGRLFLNLREDKGYTYGAYSSFTSSKFRGVWGASAAVRTEVTEGAMREFLYELQRLRDERVSDEELENAKRALVGSFALSLERPQELLQNIITQKIYNLPADYWDTYPQKVFAITARDVQRVAQKYLDLTQLQIVAVGDAPRIREVLTKFGPIEVLDAEGRPLSALQ; from the coding sequence ATGAGAATCCGAATCACCGTTTCGTTCTGCGCGATGCTCGTGCTCTCGCTCTCGTGGGTGAGGGCACAAGGGCCGGGCGGGTCGCAAATGCCTGGTCCGACGGGCCAATCCCTCAAGGGAGCGGTCATCAAAGGCAAGGCGCCGGTCAATCGCGAGATTCTTCGCGTGCGGTTGCCGCGTCCGCAAGAAGCGCGGTTGAAGAACGGGCTCGAAGTCATCCTCCTCGAGGATCATCGTCTCCCGGTGTTCACGATGCAGATGGTGATTCGAAGTGGGGGACTGGCCGATCCTCCTGATCATCGCGGATTGGCGCAGTTCACGGCGGCCTTGTTGCGCGAAGGGACGAAGCGTCGCACGAGTCGAGAGATCGCCGAACAATTGGATACGCTCGGGATCACGTTCAGCGCCACGAGCGGTCTGTCATCGCTGACGAGTACGGTGAGCATATCGGGGCTGATCGAAAATCTGGAGGAGGCGCTCGATCTCTTCGCCGACATCATTCGCCATCCCACGTTCCCGCCCGAAGAAGTGGAGCGCTATAAGACGCGCACGCTCGCACAGCTTCAATTGCAGCGCTCCCTCCCGCAGTTCCTCGCCCAGGAGCGCTTCAATCGCGTGCTCTACGGGGAGCATCCAGCCGGATGGACGGTTCCTCCGGTGGAATCGGTTCGTCGGCTCACGTCGGACGCGCTCGCTCGGTTCCATGCGACGCATTATCGCCCGAACAATGCCTTCCTGGCCGTCGTCGGCGACATGACGCTTCGAGATCTTCTGCCGAAGATCGAGCGATTCTTCGGCGATTGGGAGCCCGCCGAGATCCCGCGCGTGGAGATCCCTTCCGTCGCGGTTCAATCTTCGCGAAAGATCCATCTCATCCACCGGCCGCAATCGCCGCAGACCGTCATCCAGTTGGGGGTGCTGGGGATCACGCGGACGGATCCGGACTATTTCGCCGTGCTTCTCGCGAATCATATCCTGGGGGGTGGACCGACGGGACGCCTCTTCTTGAATCTCCGCGAGGACAAGGGCTACACCTATGGAGCCTATAGCTCGTTCACCAGCTCGAAATTCCGAGGCGTGTGGGGGGCAAGCGCGGCCGTTCGAACCGAAGTGACCGAGGGGGCGATGCGGGAGTTCCTCTACGAATTGCAGCGTCTGCGCGATGAGCGCGTCTCGGACGAAGAGTTGGAGAATGCCAAGCGCGCGTTGGTGGGAAGCTTCGCTCTCTCGCTCGAGCGCCCGCAGGAGCTGTTGCAGAACATCATCACGCAGAAGATCTACAATCTGCCGGCCGATTATTGGGACACCTATCCGCAGAAGGTCTTCGCCATCACCGCGCGCGATGTGCAGCGGGTCGCGCAGAAATATCTCGACCTCACGCAACTGCAGATCGTCGCCGTTGGGGATGCGCCGCGAATTCGCGAGGTCTTGACCAAGTTCGGACCGATCGAAGTCCTGGATGCCGAGGGTCGCCCGCTCTCGGCCCTTCAGTGA
- a CDS encoding ATP-binding protein translates to MSEPASIIETLTHVRRLIGETRGQAFFDRAVEALAEWLDVPWVLLGRSEAGGQRLRVVSWYRKGLIERGGIIEVSGTPLERILAEGWPYVCDEGAWQRFPQDEALQSCRAEFYWGVPLRDRGDGQVLGVLALYTTEPRRLTPAECTVLELFEVCMAKELEHIRREETLQELQRRFLHAQRMESLGALTAGIAHDFNNLLTGILGFTELALAQLESDDGVSEDTRSHLNQVLTLSRRARDLVRQLMLLGRPEGESERSCALHAFMKDFTALLRRIIPEHIEIELDLAPQEITLAVNPIHLQQVLLNLAINACDAMPQGGRLRIQTESLRPDILQAPSYTRVRERPYVRLTVSDTGTGIAPDILPHIFEPFFTTKEAGKGTGLGLCVVREIVHAYEGWIEVESELGRGTKVHIFWPIARESEVHVSSQRLEEAKIPRGSGETVLLVEDDPTILKLGERLLEKLGYRVLTAHNGREAIALYARHQPEIRLILLDAVMPEMSGEQTLRELRALDPQVRILVTTGYSSRDQLKDFPWEATDGLLLKPYDVHSLARAIRQCLER, encoded by the coding sequence ATGAGTGAGCCAGCAAGCATCATCGAGACCCTCACGCACGTTCGCCGCTTGATTGGCGAGACTCGAGGTCAGGCGTTTTTCGATCGAGCGGTCGAGGCTCTCGCCGAGTGGCTCGACGTCCCGTGGGTCCTTCTCGGCCGAAGCGAAGCGGGAGGCCAAAGGCTTCGTGTGGTGAGCTGGTACCGAAAGGGTCTCATCGAGCGCGGAGGAATCATTGAAGTTTCCGGGACGCCTCTGGAACGCATCCTCGCCGAGGGATGGCCGTACGTTTGCGATGAAGGCGCGTGGCAACGCTTTCCGCAAGATGAAGCGCTTCAGTCATGTCGCGCGGAATTCTACTGGGGCGTTCCGCTCCGAGATCGAGGCGATGGCCAGGTCCTGGGTGTACTCGCTCTCTACACCACCGAACCGCGGAGGCTCACACCCGCCGAGTGCACGGTGTTGGAGCTCTTCGAAGTTTGCATGGCGAAAGAATTGGAGCACATCCGCCGAGAGGAGACGCTTCAAGAGCTTCAGCGAAGGTTCCTGCACGCGCAGCGAATGGAATCACTTGGGGCTTTGACGGCTGGCATCGCGCACGATTTCAACAACCTCCTCACGGGCATCCTGGGTTTCACTGAATTGGCGCTCGCACAATTGGAATCGGATGATGGCGTCTCCGAAGATACTCGGTCGCATCTGAACCAGGTCCTCACCTTGAGCCGACGAGCGCGCGATTTGGTACGGCAGCTCATGTTACTTGGCCGTCCGGAAGGAGAGTCCGAACGATCGTGTGCGCTGCATGCCTTCATGAAGGACTTCACGGCACTACTCCGACGCATCATCCCCGAGCACATCGAAATCGAGTTGGATCTCGCTCCTCAAGAGATCACTCTGGCCGTCAATCCGATTCACCTGCAACAGGTCCTGCTCAATCTCGCCATCAATGCATGCGACGCTATGCCTCAGGGCGGTCGCCTGCGCATTCAAACCGAATCTCTTCGACCCGATATTTTACAAGCGCCGTCTTACACACGTGTTCGAGAACGTCCCTACGTGCGCCTGACCGTCAGCGATACGGGAACGGGTATCGCCCCGGACATCTTGCCCCACATCTTCGAGCCTTTCTTCACGACCAAGGAAGCGGGCAAAGGGACGGGCCTAGGGCTCTGCGTCGTCCGAGAGATTGTGCATGCTTACGAGGGATGGATCGAGGTCGAGAGCGAACTGGGTCGCGGGACGAAGGTGCACATCTTCTGGCCTATCGCCAGAGAATCCGAAGTCCACGTGTCGTCCCAACGGCTGGAGGAAGCAAAGATCCCTCGAGGGAGTGGAGAGACAGTACTACTGGTCGAAGACGATCCCACGATCTTGAAGCTCGGAGAGCGCCTCCTGGAGAAACTCGGATACCGCGTCTTGACGGCTCACAATGGGCGAGAGGCTATTGCCCTCTACGCCCGACATCAGCCGGAGATTCGGCTGATCTTACTTGATGCCGTGATGCCAGAGATGAGTGGGGAACAGACTCTTCGTGAGCTGCGCGCGCTTGATCCGCAGGTGCGGATCCTCGTGACGACGGGATACAGCTCGCGGGATCAGCTCA
- a CDS encoding insulinase family protein — protein MPIRKSFRLILVILGLAATVAAQGPKPIKVEFTDVRLENGLRVILVEDHGAPVVSLCVTYNVGSRNERPGRTGFAHLFEHMMFQGSENVGKGEHFLLIFNNGGTMNGTTNEERTNYFQTVPANQLDLVLFLEADRMRSLDVSQQNLDNQRQVVQEERRLGLDNQPYGRSREKLQELLYDNFAYKHSVIGSMEDLNAATLDDVREFFRIYYAPNNAVLTLVGAFRTQEALAKIRKYFGGIPRQPDPPPVDVTEPEQTAERRATVEDPLARLPRVDIAFKTVPGNTPDFYALQVLANVLHGGQSSRLYQKLVREKELVTSISGFMDEKRAPGGFYITATLRPGARIEEVEAVIAEEIERVRREPIADWELMKAKNTARRAFISSIASSLSRAILLGQYAVYYGDPNVINTRLERIMAVTKEDVQRVAERYLRPTNRTVVITIPKAALLPTSGQEEGGR, from the coding sequence ATGCCTATCCGAAAGAGCTTTCGCCTCATTCTCGTGATCCTCGGGCTCGCGGCCACGGTGGCGGCCCAAGGGCCGAAGCCGATCAAGGTTGAATTCACGGACGTGCGTTTGGAAAACGGTCTGCGCGTGATTCTGGTCGAGGATCACGGCGCGCCAGTCGTCTCGCTCTGCGTCACCTACAATGTTGGGTCCCGGAATGAGCGCCCGGGACGCACGGGATTCGCCCACCTCTTCGAGCACATGATGTTCCAAGGATCGGAGAACGTCGGCAAGGGCGAGCATTTCCTTCTGATCTTCAACAACGGGGGGACGATGAACGGGACGACTAATGAGGAGCGCACGAATTACTTTCAGACGGTGCCGGCCAATCAGCTCGATCTCGTGCTCTTTCTGGAAGCCGATCGCATGCGGAGTCTCGATGTCAGCCAACAAAATCTCGACAATCAACGACAAGTCGTGCAAGAGGAGCGACGGCTCGGCCTGGACAATCAACCCTATGGGCGCAGTCGGGAGAAGTTGCAGGAGTTGCTCTACGACAACTTCGCCTACAAGCATTCGGTCATCGGTTCGATGGAAGACCTCAATGCGGCGACTCTGGACGACGTGCGCGAGTTCTTCCGCATCTACTATGCGCCGAATAACGCCGTGCTGACGCTCGTGGGGGCTTTCCGAACGCAGGAAGCGCTGGCGAAAATTCGCAAGTACTTCGGGGGGATCCCTCGACAGCCCGATCCGCCGCCGGTCGATGTGACCGAGCCCGAGCAGACAGCCGAACGACGCGCCACGGTTGAGGATCCGCTGGCGCGACTGCCGCGCGTGGACATCGCGTTCAAGACCGTGCCCGGGAACACGCCGGACTTCTACGCCCTTCAAGTCCTGGCGAATGTCCTTCACGGTGGACAAAGTTCGCGGCTCTATCAGAAGCTCGTGCGGGAGAAGGAGCTGGTGACGAGCATCAGTGGGTTCATGGACGAGAAGCGCGCGCCAGGGGGCTTCTACATCACGGCGACACTTCGGCCGGGGGCACGCATTGAGGAGGTCGAGGCCGTGATCGCCGAGGAGATCGAGCGAGTGCGGCGTGAACCCATCGCCGATTGGGAGTTGATGAAGGCGAAGAACACAGCACGTCGCGCGTTCATCAGCTCGATCGCCAGCTCTCTCTCTCGCGCCATCTTGCTTGGCCAATATGCCGTCTATTACGGCGATCCCAATGTGATCAACACCCGGCTGGAGCGGATCATGGCCGTGACGAAGGAAGACGTGCAGCGCGTGGCTGAGCGGTATTTACGTCCGACCAATCGCACGGTCGTCATCACGATCCCCAAGGCCGCGCTGCTGCCCACATCTGGCCAAGAGGAGGGGGGACGATGA
- a CDS encoding threonine/serine dehydratase yields the protein MITVADIKRARAAFPPIIRRTPLLRSEDLSAALGSPIWLKCENLQITGSYKARAAFTILYHLGKEAKRRGVALTSSGNFATAFAYMGRWLGVPTVLVMMRRTSPFKAEQVARFGGEIVWCEDRFEARFETLRQLEVERGLLAINHMEDPNVVIGHGTIGLEILEQLPEAPTVLVPISTGGLIAGVALALKECNPRASIIGVQPEGANATYLSFKAGTIVTIPETRTICDALTATRPGTLMFSLIQRYVDDVVLVSDEEVAEAVAWLARQEKLVVEPSGAVGVAALRSGRVTARGPTIALVSGGNIAPTHFAQLLTSSARA from the coding sequence ATGATCACTGTGGCGGACATCAAACGGGCGCGCGCGGCATTTCCGCCGATCATTCGGAGGACGCCGCTTCTGCGGAGCGAGGACCTCTCGGCGGCGCTCGGCTCTCCCATTTGGCTGAAATGCGAGAACCTGCAGATCACGGGGAGCTACAAGGCGCGCGCCGCGTTCACCATACTCTACCACTTGGGCAAGGAAGCGAAACGGCGCGGTGTGGCCCTCACCTCCTCGGGGAATTTCGCCACGGCTTTCGCCTACATGGGCCGCTGGCTCGGCGTTCCCACGGTCTTGGTGATGATGCGCCGGACATCGCCCTTCAAGGCCGAACAAGTCGCCCGTTTCGGCGGAGAGATCGTCTGGTGCGAAGATCGCTTCGAAGCGCGCTTCGAGACGTTGCGACAATTGGAAGTCGAACGCGGACTCCTCGCGATCAATCACATGGAAGATCCCAACGTCGTCATCGGACACGGGACGATCGGATTGGAGATCCTCGAGCAGCTTCCTGAAGCGCCGACGGTCCTGGTGCCCATCAGCACTGGAGGATTGATCGCGGGCGTCGCCCTCGCTTTGAAAGAATGCAATCCGCGCGCCTCGATCATCGGCGTTCAACCGGAAGGAGCCAATGCCACCTACCTCTCCTTCAAAGCGGGGACGATCGTCACCATTCCGGAGACGCGAACGATCTGCGACGCATTGACGGCCACGCGTCCTGGAACCCTCATGTTTTCACTCATTCAACGCTATGTGGACGACGTCGTTCTGGTCTCCGATGAAGAGGTCGCGGAGGCCGTCGCTTGGCTCGCTCGCCAAGAGAAGCTCGTCGTCGAACCTTCAGGAGCTGTGGGCGTGGCTGCGCTTCGCTCAGGACGGGTGACGGCGCGCGGTCCGACGATTGCGCTAGTGAGTGGGGGAAATATCGCGCCCACGCATTTCGCCCAGCTCCTCACTTCATCCGCACGAGCATGA
- a CDS encoding hemerythrin domain-containing protein: protein MARRHESLIPLSHGHHHGLVLSWRIKRALARESLEEEALRQLARAVVSFFESDLAPHFAAEEEGLFPIMEANLGRLDLLMELREEHERFRAWIEELRRSIDASPSMETLRAFGVLLHDHIRKEERVLFPIFEERMPPDEARRAGSVIVERLTSRSRCGVPKRDL, encoded by the coding sequence ATGGCGCGACGGCATGAGAGTTTGATCCCCCTCTCGCATGGGCACCATCACGGATTGGTGCTGAGCTGGCGCATCAAGCGCGCGCTGGCGCGTGAGTCGCTCGAAGAGGAAGCGCTGCGGCAATTGGCGCGCGCCGTCGTCTCCTTTTTCGAGAGCGACCTCGCGCCGCATTTCGCCGCCGAAGAGGAAGGGCTCTTCCCCATCATGGAGGCGAATCTCGGTCGCCTCGATCTCCTCATGGAGCTGAGAGAAGAGCACGAGCGCTTTCGCGCGTGGATCGAAGAGTTGCGCCGTTCGATAGACGCTTCCCCCTCGATGGAAACACTGCGCGCTTTTGGCGTCCTCCTGCACGATCACATTCGGAAGGAGGAGCGCGTCTTGTTTCCGATCTTTGAAGAACGAATGCCGCCGGACGAAGCCCGACGGGCAGGATCGGTGATCGTCGAACGATTGACCTCACGTTCCCGGTGCGGAGTGCCGAAACGGGACCTATGA